From the Bacillus sp. Marseille-P3661 genome, the window TCTAATAAATAGGCCTTTTTAGTTTCACCAAAGATGTCAATAAATCGATGATATACCCAACGTAGAACCCGTAACTGACCTTTTCTAATAAATTGCTTTAAGTCTTCATCTTTTGATGACATGACCTCTTCAAAAAGGGATAGCAATTTATTGGATCGATTTGTTATTAAATATAATTCGACTTGTTTAGTAAAGATGTCAATGCTTGACCGATCCTGGCCTTTAAGGAGTTCATTTCGTTCCTTTTCAAGTTTTGAGTATATGCTTTTAAAAATACCGATTAATAATTCATTTTTAGAAGAAAAATAGTTGTAAAAGGTTCCCTTAGAAATACCGCTATAGTTTAAAATATCTTGAATAGAGGTCGCTTGGAATCCTTTCTCTATAAATAATTGATGTGCCATTTGGATGACATGTTGTTTTCGATCATTCATAAATAATCACCTTTTATCAGTTTGAACTGCTTGTCTAAGATTAATATTACATGATTTACATGGGTTAAACAAATCCTATATTTTACGAAGTTAATTTTGATTGCAATGTTTGAACTCTTGGTATAAGATAGTGTTTGTGACAAAATATGAACTGTCAGTATAATTTGATGTACTGGATGTCTATAGGAGGGGAAACAATGGATCGTGCTAAGACAGATGCAGCTCGTCCACCGTACGGCATTATTGCAGTTTTGATGGTAGGGGCTTTTATTGCATTTTTAAATAATACATTACTAAACATTGCTTTACCGTCGATTATGATCGACCTGGCTGTTAATACAGCAACGGTGCAATGGTTGACCACTGGTTTTATGTTGGTAAACGGGATTATGATTCCAACTACAGCATTTTTAATCCAGAAATATTCTGTACGCCACTTATTTTTAGCAGCTATGTGTTTGTTTTCTGCAGGAACAATCCTTGCAGGGGTAGCACATATTTTCCCTGTTTTATTAGCTGGTCGAATGATACAGGCATCAGGGACTGCCATTATGATGCCATTGTTAATGAATGTTATGTTAGTTAGTTTCCCTGTAGAAAAAAGGGGAACGGCAATGGGATTTTTCGGGTTAATTATGATGGCTGCACCAGCAATTGGTCCCACATTATCTGGTTGGATTGTAGAACATTATGATTGGAGAATGCTTTTCCATTTTGTAGCACCCATTTCAGTTGTGATCTTATTGCTAGGATTTTTCTTATTAAAAGATAAAAAAGATAAGGTTCATATCCACCTTGATACTGTTTCGTTGTTATTGTCGAGCATTGGTTTTGGAGGATTACTATATGGATTTAGCTCAGCCGGTAGTAAAGGTTGGGATAATGCTCAAGTATATGTAACGATCATCGTTGGAATTATTGCATTAGTATTGTTTATCATTCGTCAGGCAAAACTAGAGCGTCCTATGCTTAATTTCAGTATTTTTAAGTATCCAATGTTTGCATTATCATCAGCTATTACAATGGTTCTCAATATGGCGATGTTTTCGGGTATGCTACTACTTCCAATTTATGTGCAAACACTACGTGGGATTTCCCCTTTTGATGCGGGGTTAATGTTATTGCCAGGTGCTATTTTAATGTCGCTAATGTCACCTATTACCGGTCGTTTGTTTGATAAATTCGGAGGTCGGGCACTAGCTGTAACAGGCTTAACGATACTTACAATTGGTACGTATTATCTGAGCACCTTAACATTTGAAACATCTTATACGTATTTAATGGTTTTACATGCTTTTAGAATGTTTGGTATCTCTATGGTAATGATGCCTGTTTCAACAAATGGTCTAAATCAGTTGCCTGCACAATTCTACCCACATGGTACAGCAATGAACAATACTTTAAACCAAGTTTCTGGTGCAATTGGTACAGCGCTGCTTGTGACAATTATGTCCAATCGAACAGAATCATCTCTTGCTGAGTTGGCTGCTGATGCTACGGGGCATCCAGCAGGTGCAACAGCTGCTGACATACAGCAACAAATAACTGCACAAGCGATGTTAGCTGGAATAAATTTTGCAT encodes:
- a CDS encoding DHA2 family efflux MFS transporter permease subunit; this encodes MDRAKTDAARPPYGIIAVLMVGAFIAFLNNTLLNIALPSIMIDLAVNTATVQWLTTGFMLVNGIMIPTTAFLIQKYSVRHLFLAAMCLFSAGTILAGVAHIFPVLLAGRMIQASGTAIMMPLLMNVMLVSFPVEKRGTAMGFFGLIMMAAPAIGPTLSGWIVEHYDWRMLFHFVAPISVVILLLGFFLLKDKKDKVHIHLDTVSLLLSSIGFGGLLYGFSSAGSKGWDNAQVYVTIIVGIIALVLFIIRQAKLERPMLNFSIFKYPMFALSSAITMVLNMAMFSGMLLLPIYVQTLRGISPFDAGLMLLPGAILMSLMSPITGRLFDKFGGRALAVTGLTILTIGTYYLSTLTFETSYTYLMVLHAFRMFGISMVMMPVSTNGLNQLPAQFYPHGTAMNNTLNQVSGAIGTALLVTIMSNRTESSLAELAADATGHPAGATAADIQQQITAQAMLAGINFAFFVATFISFVALVLAFFIKRAKQAEDPTEGQHSKKKVTTKLVEN